A portion of the Streptomyces sp. YPW6 genome contains these proteins:
- a CDS encoding YggT family protein, with protein MGVALDVVYIALMCFLIVLIFRLVMDYVFQFARSWQPGKAMVVVLEATYTVTDPPLKLLRRFIPPLRLGGVALDLSFFVLMIIVYILISVVVRL; from the coding sequence ATGGGCGTCGCACTGGATGTGGTCTATATCGCGCTGATGTGTTTCCTCATCGTGCTGATCTTCCGGCTGGTCATGGACTACGTCTTCCAGTTCGCACGTTCATGGCAACCCGGCAAGGCGATGGTGGTCGTACTTGAGGCCACCTACACTGTCACCGATCCACCGCTCAAGCTTCTGCGGCGGTTCATCCCGCCGCTGCGTCTCGGGGGCGTGGCACTCGACCTGTCCTTCTTCGTTCTGATGATCATCGTCTACATCCTGATCAGCGTTGTGGTCAGGTTGTGA
- a CDS encoding YggS family pyridoxal phosphate-dependent enzyme, with protein MTDRKAHIAANLAQVEERIVSACAAAGREREDVTLIVVTKTYPASDVRILHQLGVRHVAENRDQDAAPKAAACADLSLTWHFVGQLQTNKVRSVTGYADVVQSVDRAKLVTALSAAAVRGDRELGCLIQVALDAESGERGERGGVAPDGVEELAAAVASAPGLRLDGLMTVAPLAGEYAGRQRAAFDRLMEISSRLRTGHPAANMVSAGMSGDLEDAVAAGATHVRVGTAVLGVRPRLG; from the coding sequence ATGACGGACCGTAAGGCTCACATCGCGGCGAATCTCGCACAGGTGGAGGAGAGGATCGTCTCCGCCTGCGCCGCCGCGGGGCGCGAGCGGGAGGACGTGACCCTGATCGTGGTCACCAAGACCTACCCCGCGAGCGATGTGCGGATCCTGCATCAACTCGGTGTGCGCCATGTCGCGGAGAATCGTGACCAGGACGCCGCGCCCAAGGCCGCCGCTTGTGCGGATCTTTCGCTGACATGGCACTTTGTCGGACAACTGCAGACGAACAAGGTTCGCTCCGTGACCGGTTATGCCGATGTGGTGCAGTCGGTGGACCGCGCCAAGCTGGTCACCGCTCTCTCCGCCGCGGCGGTGCGCGGGGACCGTGAACTCGGCTGTCTGATCCAGGTCGCCCTGGACGCGGAGAGCGGTGAGCGCGGTGAGCGCGGCGGTGTCGCACCGGACGGGGTCGAGGAGTTGGCGGCCGCGGTCGCGTCCGCCCCCGGACTCAGGCTCGACGGGCTGATGACCGTGGCGCCGCTGGCCGGGGAGTACGCCGGCCGGCAACGGGCCGCGTTCGACCGGCTGATGGAAATCTCATCCCGCCTGCGCACCGGTCATCCGGCTGCGAACATGGTCTCCGCAGGTATGAGCGGGGATCTGGAGGACGCGGTGGCGGCCGGAGCGACACATGTACGCGTCGGTACGGCGGTACTCGGAGTCCGACCCCGGCTCGGGTAA
- a CDS encoding cell division protein SepF, giving the protein MAGAMRKMAVYLGLVEDDGYDGPGFDPDDEFEPEPEPERDRRRHQPPHQVERERERERERDEPVRVVQPPAQREPVQLPAETVRPARIAPVASITPERPNMEKNAPVIMPKAVSEREPYRITTLHPRTYNEARTIGEHFREGTPVIMNLTEMDDTDAKRLVDFAAGLVFGLHGSIERVTQKVFLLSPANVDVTAEDKARIAEGGFFNQS; this is encoded by the coding sequence ATGGCCGGCGCGATGCGCAAGATGGCGGTCTACCTCGGCCTCGTGGAGGACGATGGGTACGACGGTCCGGGGTTCGACCCCGATGACGAATTCGAACCTGAGCCGGAGCCCGAGCGCGACCGGCGGCGACACCAGCCCCCGCACCAGGTGGAGCGGGAGAGGGAGCGCGAGCGCGAAAGGGACGAACCGGTGCGAGTGGTGCAGCCGCCCGCTCAGCGTGAGCCGGTTCAGCTGCCTGCGGAAACCGTGCGACCCGCCCGGATCGCACCCGTGGCATCCATCACACCAGAACGTCCGAACATGGAGAAGAACGCACCGGTGATCATGCCCAAGGCCGTGTCCGAGCGGGAGCCGTACCGCATCACCACGCTCCACCCCAGGACCTACAACGAGGCCCGTACCATCGGGGAACACTTCCGCGAGGGCACTCCGGTGATCATGAACCTCACGGAGATGGACGATACGGACGCGAAGCGACTTGTCGACTTTGCCGCGGGACTCGTCTTCGGTCTCCATGGCAGCATTGAACGCGTGACGCAGAAGGTGTTCCTGTTGTCGCCTGCTAACGTCGATGTCACGGCGGAGGACAAGGCCCGCATCGCAGAGGGCGGATTCTTCAACCAGAGCTGA
- a CDS encoding DivIVA domain-containing protein: protein MPLTPEDVRNKQFTTVRLREGYDEDEVDAFLDEVEAELTRLLRENEDLRAKLAAATRAAAQNQQQQQQQGMRKPPEQQQERPGAPVPAAISGPPQQQQQPPQMGPPQLPGGAPQLPAGPSGHGPQGGHGPGPQGPHGPGPMQGGPMGGPMGGPMGQHPQQQMQPPQMQQMQQQGQGQGPGGDSAARVLSLAQQTADQAIAEARSEANKIVGEARSRAEGLERDARAKADALERDAQEKHRVAMGSLESARATLERKVEDLRGFEREYRTRLKSYLESQLRQLETQADDSLAPPRTPAAASLPPSPSLAPAGAGAMGHSMGGSTHGGHGGQQMGSGQSMGSGPSYGGQQQMSPAMTQPMAPVRPQAPQPMQQQAPSPMRGFLIDEDDN, encoded by the coding sequence ATGCCGTTGACCCCCGAGGACGTGCGGAACAAGCAGTTCACGACCGTCCGCCTCCGAGAAGGCTATGACGAGGACGAGGTCGATGCCTTTCTCGACGAGGTCGAAGCCGAGCTGACCCGTCTGCTCCGTGAGAACGAGGACCTGCGCGCCAAGCTGGCCGCTGCTACGCGCGCCGCCGCGCAGAACCAGCAGCAGCAACAGCAGCAGGGTATGCGCAAGCCTCCGGAGCAGCAGCAGGAGCGCCCCGGCGCACCCGTTCCCGCCGCCATATCTGGACCTCCGCAGCAGCAGCAGCAGCCCCCGCAGATGGGCCCGCCCCAGCTGCCCGGTGGCGCGCCGCAGCTGCCCGCAGGTCCCAGCGGTCACGGCCCCCAGGGTGGTCACGGCCCCGGTCCGCAGGGACCGCACGGCCCCGGCCCGATGCAGGGCGGCCCCATGGGCGGCCCGATGGGCGGCCCCATGGGTCAGCACCCCCAGCAGCAGATGCAGCCGCCGCAGATGCAGCAGATGCAGCAGCAGGGTCAGGGGCAGGGTCCCGGGGGCGACAGCGCCGCCCGCGTCCTCTCCCTCGCGCAGCAGACCGCGGACCAGGCGATCGCGGAGGCCCGTTCCGAGGCCAACAAGATCGTCGGCGAGGCCCGCAGCCGCGCCGAGGGCCTGGAGCGCGACGCGCGGGCCAAGGCCGACGCCCTGGAGCGGGACGCCCAGGAGAAGCACCGCGTGGCGATGGGCTCGCTGGAGTCGGCCCGCGCGACGCTGGAGCGCAAGGTCGAGGATCTGCGTGGCTTCGAGCGTGAGTACCGTACGCGGCTGAAGTCCTACCTGGAGAGCCAGCTGCGCCAGCTGGAGACCCAGGCGGACGACTCGCTCGCCCCGCCGCGGACGCCGGCTGCCGCTTCGCTGCCGCCGTCCCCCTCGCTGGCTCCGGCCGGTGCGGGTGCGATGGGTCACTCCATGGGCGGCTCGACCCACGGTGGCCACGGCGGCCAGCAGATGGGCAGCGGTCAGTCCATGGGCAGCGGTCCGTCCTACGGCGGTCAGCAGCAGATGTCGCCGGCCATGACGCAGCCGATGGCGCCGGTGCGGCCGCAGGCGCCGCAGCCGATGCAGCAGCAGGCTCCCTCCCCGATGCGGGGATTCCTGATCGACGAGGACGACAACTGA